The following is a genomic window from Rhododendron vialii isolate Sample 1 chromosome 9a, ASM3025357v1.
tttttttataagacaTAAACGACCACAACATGCAAAGTACTAACGATTTGTTTGTCAtacaacggttcagattttctCTATGTTTTTATTATATCTAAtctttagaaaataaaaaaccacAATGCATTAGACGGTTATATTTGGATTCCCATTGACAGGATTATTTTTATGCGGTTGTCAAACCATCAACTGTGCAATCTCCGTTTTCCCAAGTTTGGGATCAACTGTGTGCAAGTAATTAGCACCCTAAACTCGAAGAATGATATAAGCGGAGTACTTAACCAAAATGCAGATGGAATAAAATTCCAAACCCGTTTCTTATTGCTTGAAATTGTAAGATATATACAATACTTCAAACGAGACCCTCCCCGTCGTTTTACCGACAAGTCCGACCAAAGTggaacaaacaaaaacatagTAGAACAGAGTTCCCAGTAAGAAGGAAACGATATTTCATTAGATACTTTCCTTTCCCTCAACACAAGCCTACTCAGAGCTGATATCAAAGACTTCTGCACCATCGATCGAAAATTCATTCCAAGTAGCCGGTGCCTTAGGTCGGGTATGCTAGCTTTCCTGGAAAACGGGAATagaagggaaagaaaaggaaacaacaacaaaaaaaattgagatttgtCAATTATCACTCTTTAAATACAACTCTTCTGCTTGAAGTAACATATATGACATGCCGTGAAGTAAATTTAAGCTGGTATATTAATATGTTTCGCTACATTACAATCCTTGAGTTGTCAAAAGGAAGAAAGGGTATCGatttgaaaaactaaactagcaTTAAAGAGCCATTTGTTTGGTTATGAATCCTAGCATTGAAGAGCCAAAGCTAGCTTTCAATAGATTGAATGTTGCGAATAGAAAAAGAGAACCAGAAGAAACCAAGAACTCAAGCAAGTTTTTGCACTTAAATTGTGGGTTACATTGTGAAAAAAGGGTATACCGTGATACCAATGCCTGCATGCACAACAACAGTAACAGTATCGATGTGCAATTATATAGCCGGGGAGGActggagaaaaaagaaataaagaaacaaCCTTGGAAAGACACATACCGATTAGCCCCGAAGTCGCCTCTTCAATCTATTAAAGTTCACTGCTGTGGTAACGTACAACCAATCTGCTACTTCGTCCAAGAACTTGAACCAGGCATATCTTGACACACTACTAAAGAGAATTGTGCCAAAAATTGCCCAGAATCCACACGCAAAGCCAACGCCCATGCTGATATAAAATGCCGGTGTAGTAAACATGTCCTCATCATCTCCTTCTTGAATCCCTTTCTTGCCGCCTTGTTCTTCCCCCGGACACTTATCTGGAAGTGGAACCCCACAAAGTTGAGCATTCCCAGAATAAACCGAGGCATCAAAGCTTTGCAGTTGGGTGCTTGTTGGGATTTTTCCAGACAAGTTGTTGTTAGACAAGTCCAACACGCTTAGAAAATTTAGAGCAGCTAGGGTTGGAGGAATCTTGCCAAAAAGTCTATTTCTAGACAAGTCAAGAGATTCCAACATTTTCATTCGATCAATGTTCTGGACGATTTTACCGGTAAAATCGTTTCTGGACAAGTTCAAGGAGACCACCTCTGCAAGACTAGTGATTTCCTGTGGAATTTCCCCCGAAAATTTGTTGCTAGAAAAGTCAATCATTTTTAAGAGCCTGAGTCTTCTTTGGTACCCCCGTTCTTGTCCTTTCCATTGCACCAATACATTCCCCAGGTAAATGGTGCTGTAATATGCAAAATCGATGGTTTCTTTCATGCTATAATCTCTTTGAACCAAAGCAGAAAAATTGTCAAAACACGGTGGCAGCTTCCCGGACAAATCATTCTGAGAGAAATCCAAAACACGGAGGGAGTTAAGGAGGCAAATATCTCGAGGTATGTCTCCATAGAATCTGTTGGAGCGTATACTAAGAATCATTAAATTCGGGATACGTGTCCCCAACCACGGTTGTATTTTTCCAGTGAATCTGTTTCCTCCCAAGTTAATAATTATCAAATGCGGGCAGTTCTTCAAGGACTCGGGCAATTCCCCGGAGAAATTATTGTTGCTTAACTGCAATACTTTGAGGTTTAAGAAGGAACCAAATGATCTTGGAAGTTCTCCGGATAAAGTGTTGTTGGCCAAATTGAGCATTTGTAGTGATTGAAAAAGTTCCCAACAGTCGGGAAGCCCTCCCGATAATTGGTTACTTGAAAGGTCAACGTACACGAGAAAGGAAACCGCACATATGATCGAAATGGACCCCGAAAACAAGTTTTTGGATAGATCCAAGATCGATACATGGGAATGAAGTCGCGGTATTTGGCCTGTAAAGCTGTTTGaacttaaatttattttgaagaaGGAAACTGCGGAAGATAAATCAGGCACCAAGCCCTTCATCTGGTTATTAGAGATATCTATGTTAACCAAGTTGGGAGGCAGATCCCAAAACCAATTCGGGACATCATCAGAAATTCCAGCTCCAGAGACATCAAGCTCGGAGAAATTGTTTTGATTTCGAAGCCATTCTGGGAAGTCAGGCCCCAACTTGCAAGATTCTAACCGTATAACATCGAGTTGAAAAGGAGGAATCCAGCTGGAGCTGATGTTGAGAATTAGTTTGTTATTAGAGAAGTCCAAATATTTCAAGCTAGAGAGGGTTGAGAAGTGGCTTTCAGAGATAATGCCTTCCAATGAATTCAGAGTGGTGTCCAAATATTCCATCTTCGAAAGTTGTCCAATACTTTTGTCAATGGTCCCATTTAAGGAATTGTTCGAAAGATCTAACCGTGTCAGTAATGGAAACGCGGTCAAATCAGGAAGCTGATGAAATTCTGAATCTAAGAAtagcagagagagaaaaagatgaaaCCCATTTCTTATTTCTATATGAATCGGTTACAAGACTCAGAGAAAGCACACCTATTTATATCACCTCAACTCAGCCTCCTATTGGTTTACAATAACCCCACATGGCTTGATGAGCTGGACACTATCTCTAGTTACATGAAAACCAAATACAACTGAAATGAAATGCAAATACAGATGAACCACATAACCAACCAACTAACTGACTTTAACTAGTTCTGTTCTCTTCACACCCCCTTGCAAACTCAAGGTTGGTGGAGAACCAATCATGAGTTTGGACTTCAAAGCAGCAAAACGAGACACAGGCAAGCCCTTAGTAAAAATGTCGGCAACCTGAGCATGGGAAGCAATAAAATGCAGCACTAATTTGTTAGCCAAAACCTGCTCACGAATGAAATGATAATCAATTTCAATGTGCTTGGTACGAGCATGAAAAATAGGATTTGAAGCTAATGCCATAGCTGAACGATTGTCACACCAAAGAACATGAGGAGGAGAAATAGGAATACGCAACTCTGTCAACAATTGTTGTATCCAAACTAAATCAGCTGCTGTTTGGGCCATTGCCCGATATTCTGCCTCCGTGGAGGATCGAGCAACAGTT
Proteins encoded in this region:
- the LOC131301210 gene encoding receptor-like protein EIX2, whose protein sequence is MEYLDTTLNSLEGIISESHFSTLSSLKYLDFSNNKLILNISSSWIPPFQLDVIRLESCKLGPDFPEWLRNQNNFSELDVSGAGISDDVPNWFWDLPPNLVNIDISNNQMKGLVPDLSSAVSFFKINLSSNSFTGQIPRLHSHVSILDLSKNLFSGSISIICAVSFLVYVDLSSNQLSGGLPDCWELFQSLQMLNLANNTLSGELPRSFGSFLNLKVLQLSNNNFSGELPESLKNCPHLIIINLGGNRFTGKIQPWLGTRIPNLMILSIRSNRFYGDIPRDICLLNSLRVLDFSQNDLSGKLPPCFDNFSALVQRDYSMKETIDFAYYSTIYLGNVLVQWKGQERGYQRRLRLLKMIDFSSNKFSGEIPQEITSLAEVVSLNLSRNDFTGKIVQNIDRMKMLESLDLSRNRLFGKIPPTLAALNFLSVLDLSNNNLSGKIPTSTQLQSFDASVYSGNAQLCGVPLPDKCPGEEQGGKKGIQEGDDEDMFTTPAFYISMGVGFACGFWAIFGTILFSSVSRYAWFKFLDEVADWLYVTTAVNFNRLKRRLRG